One Streptomyces sp. NBC_00554 DNA segment encodes these proteins:
- the pgi gene encoding glucose-6-phosphate isomerase, which produces MSDSPKLTRRPEWVALEDHRAGALLHPQLRELFAADPARAERYVVRVGDLRIDYSKHLITDETLALLQELATATDVFGLRDAMFRGEKINTTEDRAVLHTALRAPRDAVVEVDGENVVPAVHAVLDEMAGFALRIRSGEWTGHTGKRIRNVVNIGIGGSDLGPAMAYEALRAFTDRELTVRFVSNVDGADLHEAVRDLDPAETLFIIASKTFTTIETITNATSARSWLLDGLDGNEKAVAKHFVALSTNAGKVAEFGIDTANMFGFWDWVGGRYSFDSAIGLSLMVAIGPDRFRELLDGFRIVDEHFKSAPADANAPLLLGLLGVWYGNFFDAQSHAVLPYSHYLSKFTAYLQQLDMESNGKSVDRDGHLVEWQTGPVVWGTPGTNGQHAYYQLIHQGTKLIPADLIGFANPVGELSDELKAQHDLLMANLFAQGQALAFGKTSDEVRAEGVSEEQVPHRTFRGNHPTTTILAAELTPSVLGQLIALYEHKVFVQGAIWNIDSFDQWGVELGKVLAKRVEPALTEGADVPGLDPSTAALVAAYRTLRKK; this is translated from the coding sequence ATGTCTGACTCCCCCAAGCTCACACGGCGCCCCGAGTGGGTGGCCCTGGAGGACCACCGCGCCGGTGCGCTCCTGCACCCGCAGCTGCGTGAGCTGTTCGCCGCCGACCCCGCGCGCGCGGAGCGTTACGTCGTACGGGTCGGCGACCTGCGCATCGACTACTCCAAGCACCTGATCACGGACGAGACCCTCGCCCTGCTCCAGGAACTGGCCACCGCCACCGATGTGTTCGGGCTGCGGGACGCCATGTTCCGCGGCGAGAAGATCAACACGACCGAGGACCGCGCGGTGCTGCACACCGCGCTGCGTGCCCCGCGCGACGCGGTCGTCGAGGTCGACGGCGAGAACGTCGTCCCGGCCGTGCACGCCGTGCTCGACGAGATGGCCGGCTTCGCTCTCAGGATCCGCTCCGGCGAGTGGACCGGACACACCGGCAAGCGCATCCGCAATGTCGTCAACATCGGCATCGGCGGCTCGGACCTCGGCCCGGCCATGGCGTACGAGGCCCTGCGGGCCTTCACGGACCGGGAGTTGACGGTCCGATTCGTCTCGAACGTGGACGGGGCCGACCTCCATGAGGCCGTGCGGGACCTCGACCCGGCCGAGACGCTGTTCATCATCGCCTCGAAGACGTTCACCACCATCGAGACCATCACCAACGCGACCTCCGCCCGGTCCTGGCTGCTCGACGGGCTCGACGGCAACGAAAAGGCGGTGGCCAAGCACTTCGTGGCGCTGTCGACGAACGCCGGGAAGGTCGCCGAATTCGGCATCGACACGGCGAACATGTTCGGGTTCTGGGACTGGGTCGGCGGGCGGTACTCGTTCGACTCGGCGATCGGCCTGTCGCTGATGGTCGCGATCGGTCCCGACCGGTTCCGGGAGCTGCTCGACGGGTTCCGTATCGTCGACGAGCATTTCAAGAGCGCCCCGGCCGACGCCAACGCACCTTTGCTTCTTGGCCTGTTGGGCGTCTGGTACGGCAACTTCTTCGACGCCCAGTCGCACGCCGTGCTGCCGTACTCGCACTACCTGTCCAAGTTCACCGCATACCTGCAGCAGCTGGACATGGAGTCCAACGGCAAGTCGGTGGACCGGGACGGCCACCTGGTGGAGTGGCAGACCGGTCCGGTGGTCTGGGGCACTCCCGGCACCAACGGACAGCACGCGTACTACCAACTCATCCACCAGGGCACGAAGTTGATCCCGGCCGATCTGATCGGCTTCGCCAACCCGGTCGGCGAGCTGAGCGACGAACTCAAGGCCCAGCACGACCTGTTGATGGCCAACCTGTTCGCGCAGGGCCAGGCCCTCGCCTTCGGCAAGACCAGCGACGAGGTACGTGCCGAAGGGGTGTCCGAGGAGCAGGTGCCGCACCGCACCTTCCGCGGCAACCACCCCACCACGACCATCCTGGCAGCCGAGTTGACCCCCTCGGTCCTCGGCCAGCTCATCGCCCTCTATGAGCACAAGGTCTTCGTGCAGGGCGCCATCTGGAACATCGATTCCTTCGACCAGTGGGGTGTCGAGCTGGGCAAGGTCCTCGCCAAGCGTGTGGAACCCGCCCTCACCGAAGGCGCCGACGTGCCCGGCCTCGATCCCTCCACCGCCGCCCTCGTGGCCGCTTACCGCACTCTCCGGAAGAAGTGA
- a CDS encoding shikimate dehydrogenase — MTNEPVRTLASRSRRPAVPQNSYLVGLIGSGIGPSLSPALHEREADRQGLRYLYRLIDIDRLGVGPEAVGDLVRAARDLGFDGLNITHPCKQLVIPHLDELAPGAEALGAVNTVVFEGGRAIGHNTDVTGFAASFARGLPDVPLERVVQLGAGGAGVAVAHAVLTLGAGHVTVVDPVPDRASGLADSLNRHFGEGRAAAASPDSLGGLLAGADGVVHATPTGMAGHPGLPFGASLLHPGLWVAEVVYRPLETELLRVARAVGCAVLDGGGMAVFQAVDAFRLFTGREPDSGRMLADIAELVGAAGARS; from the coding sequence ATGACTAACGAACCAGTTCGTACATTAGCCAGCCGCTCCCGGAGGCCCGCCGTGCCCCAGAACTCCTATCTCGTCGGCCTCATCGGATCCGGAATCGGCCCCTCGCTCAGCCCGGCGCTGCATGAGCGTGAGGCCGACCGGCAGGGCCTGCGCTATCTGTACCGGCTGATCGACATCGACCGGCTCGGCGTCGGTCCGGAGGCGGTGGGCGACCTCGTGCGCGCCGCCCGCGACCTCGGCTTCGACGGCCTGAACATCACCCACCCCTGCAAGCAGCTGGTCATCCCCCACCTCGACGAGCTGGCCCCGGGGGCCGAGGCGCTCGGCGCGGTCAACACCGTCGTCTTCGAGGGCGGCCGCGCGATCGGGCACAACACGGACGTCACCGGGTTTGCGGCGTCCTTCGCGCGCGGGCTGCCCGACGTGCCGTTGGAGCGGGTGGTGCAGCTGGGCGCGGGCGGGGCGGGGGTTGCCGTCGCGCACGCCGTCCTCACTCTGGGGGCGGGGCATGTCACCGTCGTCGACCCGGTGCCCGACCGGGCCTCGGGTCTTGCCGACTCGCTGAACCGGCATTTCGGTGAGGGGCGGGCCGCCGCTGCTTCGCCGGACTCGCTCGGGGGGCTGCTTGCCGGCGCCGATGGCGTTGTGCATGCCACGCCCACGGGGATGGCTGGGCATCCCGGGCTGCCGTTCGGGGCTTCGCTGTTGCATCCCGGGTTGTGGGTTGCCGAGGTTGTGTACCGGCCGTTGGAGACCGAGTTGTTGCGTGTAGCTCGGGCGGTTGGCTGCGCCGTTCTTGACGGTGGGGGGATGGCTGTCTTCCAAGCTGTGGACGCCTTCCGGTTGTTCACCGGGAGGGAACCCGACAGTGGGCGGATGTTGGCGGACATTGCCGAGTTGGTGGGGGCCGCGGGTGCGCGGAGCTGA
- the gnd gene encoding phosphogluconate dehydrogenase (NAD(+)-dependent, decarboxylating) — protein MQLGLIGLGKMGGNMRERIRRAGHTVLGYDRNPDLADVSSLAELVSRLEGPRVVWVMVPAGAATQSTIDELAVLLEPGDVVVDGGNSRWTDDEKHAVELGIKGIGFVDAGVSGGVWGLENGYALMVGGDAENIAKVQPVFDALKPEGDFGFVHAGKVGAGHFSKMVHNGIEYAMMQAYAEGWELLEKVGSVTDVREVFRSWQEGTVIRSWLLDLAVNALNEDEHLDKLRGYAEDSGEGRWTVEAAIDNSVPLPAITASLFARFASRQDDSPQMKMVAALRNQFGGHAVESAK, from the coding sequence ATGCAGCTCGGACTCATCGGCCTCGGCAAGATGGGCGGCAACATGCGCGAGCGGATCCGCCGCGCAGGCCACACCGTCCTCGGATACGACCGCAACCCCGACCTCGCCGACGTCAGCAGCCTCGCTGAACTCGTGAGCAGGCTCGAAGGCCCGCGTGTGGTGTGGGTGATGGTGCCGGCGGGTGCCGCGACCCAGTCCACCATCGATGAGCTGGCCGTGCTCCTGGAGCCCGGCGACGTCGTGGTGGACGGCGGGAACTCCCGCTGGACCGACGACGAGAAGCACGCCGTCGAACTCGGCATCAAGGGCATCGGCTTCGTCGACGCCGGCGTCTCCGGCGGCGTCTGGGGCCTGGAGAACGGCTACGCCCTGATGGTCGGCGGCGACGCCGAGAACATCGCCAAGGTCCAGCCGGTCTTCGACGCGCTCAAGCCCGAGGGCGACTTCGGCTTCGTGCACGCAGGCAAGGTCGGCGCCGGCCACTTCTCCAAGATGGTCCACAACGGCATCGAGTACGCCATGATGCAGGCCTACGCCGAGGGCTGGGAGCTCCTGGAGAAGGTCGGCTCCGTCACCGACGTACGCGAGGTCTTCCGCTCCTGGCAGGAAGGCACCGTGATCCGCTCCTGGCTCCTCGACCTCGCCGTCAACGCCCTCAACGAGGACGAGCACCTCGACAAGCTCCGCGGCTACGCCGAGGACTCCGGCGAAGGCCGCTGGACCGTCGAAGCGGCCATCGACAACTCCGTCCCGCTCCCCGCGATCACCGCCTCGCTGTTCGCACGGTTCGCCTCACGGCAGGACGACTCACCGCAGATGAAGATGGTCGCCGCCCTGCGCAACCAGTTCGGCGGCCACGCCGTCGAGTCCGCGAAGTAA
- a CDS encoding bifunctional sugar phosphate isomerase/epimerase/4-hydroxyphenylpyruvate dioxygenase family protein, with amino-acid sequence MRTSIATVSLSGSLTEKLTAAARAGFDGVEIFENDLLASPLLPEEIRARTADLGLSIDLYQPMRDIEAVPQEEFARNLRRARHKFELMGRLGADTVLVCSSVSPLAVDDDALAAGQLRQLADLAQDFGIRVAYEALAWGRHVSTYDHAWRIVEAADHPSLGTCLDSFHILARGSDPKGIEDIPGEKIFFLQLADAPLMAMDVLQWSRHYRCFPGQGGFDIAGLLGHVVRAGYQGPLSLEVFNDVFRQAEAGPTAVDARRSLLVLQEETGLATPPAPVVPTGVAFAELVTPDVVPVSAVLGALGFTRTARHRSKPVDLWQQGEARVLVNTGPAARRDGTALAAIGLESPDPAAAARRAESLLAPVLPRRRALEDAPLDAVAAPDGTELFFCASPGLAAPGRPEHPTWTSDFEPVEHGPDPRRVARIDHLALTQPWHQFDEAALFHHSVLGLSAQESVDVADPYGLHRSRAVTNSDGTVRIALSVGPAPSDDGARAQHIAFATDDVVTAARCFRDAGGRILRMPANYYDDLAARFEFTDAELATYRELGILYDRDTDGEFRHCYTETVGRVFFELVQRDGGYRGYGAQNAPVRLAAQHAVRPGR; translated from the coding sequence GTGCGTACGTCCATTGCCACCGTCTCGCTCAGTGGGTCTCTGACCGAGAAGCTCACGGCTGCTGCCAGGGCCGGCTTCGACGGAGTCGAGATCTTTGAGAACGATCTGCTTGCCAGCCCGCTCCTCCCCGAGGAGATCCGGGCGCGGACGGCCGACCTCGGACTGAGCATCGACCTGTATCAGCCGATGCGGGACATCGAGGCTGTGCCACAGGAGGAGTTCGCTCGGAATCTGCGGCGGGCGCGGCACAAGTTCGAGCTCATGGGACGGCTGGGCGCGGACACCGTGCTGGTGTGCTCCAGCGTCTCGCCGCTCGCCGTGGACGACGACGCGCTCGCCGCCGGCCAGCTGCGCCAACTGGCCGACCTGGCACAGGACTTCGGTATCCGAGTGGCGTACGAGGCGCTCGCCTGGGGCCGCCACGTGAGCACGTACGACCACGCCTGGCGCATCGTCGAGGCCGCGGACCACCCCTCCCTCGGCACCTGCCTGGACAGTTTCCACATCCTCGCCCGCGGTTCCGATCCAAAAGGCATCGAGGACATCCCCGGCGAGAAGATCTTCTTCCTACAACTGGCCGACGCGCCGCTGATGGCGATGGACGTCCTCCAGTGGAGCCGCCACTACCGCTGCTTCCCGGGCCAGGGCGGCTTCGACATCGCCGGGCTGCTCGGGCATGTGGTGCGCGCCGGATACCAGGGGCCGCTCTCCCTCGAGGTCTTCAACGACGTCTTCCGCCAGGCGGAGGCCGGGCCGACCGCCGTCGACGCCCGGCGCTCCCTCCTCGTACTCCAGGAGGAGACCGGTCTCGCCACCCCGCCCGCGCCCGTGGTCCCCACCGGCGTGGCCTTCGCCGAACTCGTCACACCCGACGTCGTACCGGTCTCCGCGGTCCTCGGTGCCCTCGGTTTCACCCGCACGGCCAGGCACCGCAGCAAACCGGTGGACCTCTGGCAGCAGGGCGAGGCCCGTGTCCTGGTCAACACCGGTCCGGCCGCCCGGCGCGACGGCACCGCGCTCGCCGCCATCGGCCTGGAGTCCCCGGACCCTGCCGCCGCGGCCCGGCGCGCCGAATCCCTCCTCGCACCCGTCCTGCCACGCCGCCGCGCCCTCGAGGACGCGCCCCTCGACGCGGTGGCCGCCCCCGACGGCACCGAACTCTTCTTCTGCGCGTCCCCCGGGCTCGCTGCTCCCGGCCGACCCGAACACCCCACCTGGACAAGCGACTTCGAGCCGGTGGAGCACGGCCCGGACCCGCGGCGGGTGGCCCGCATCGACCACCTGGCCCTCACCCAGCCCTGGCACCAGTTCGACGAGGCAGCCCTCTTCCACCACAGCGTGCTCGGGCTGAGCGCGCAGGAGAGCGTCGACGTCGCCGACCCCTACGGCCTGCACCGCAGCCGCGCCGTCACCAACTCCGACGGCACCGTCCGCATCGCCCTCTCCGTCGGCCCGGCCCCCAGCGACGACGGCGCCCGCGCCCAGCACATCGCGTTCGCCACGGACGACGTGGTCACCGCCGCCCGCTGCTTCCGCGACGCCGGCGGCCGAATCCTCCGGATGCCCGCCAACTACTACGACGACCTCGCCGCCCGCTTCGAGTTCACCGACGCCGAGCTGGCGACGTACCGCGAACTCGGCATCCTCTACGACCGCGACACCGACGGCGAATTCCGCCACTGCTACACGGAGACCGTCGGCCGCGTCTTCTTCGAACTCGTCCAGCGCGATGGCGGCTACCGCGGCTACGGCGCGCAGAACGCCCCGGTACGGCTTGCCGCGCAGCACGCGGTGCGACCGGGGCGTTGA
- a CDS encoding histidine phosphatase family protein, giving the protein MGDLLLVRHGETEWSVSGQHTSWTDLPLTQRGEEQAKSLAPLLADRTFALALTSPLGRAIRTAELAGLYGAVPEPDLHEWDYGAYEGITTVEIHRTRPDWYLWNDGVPPGPSGHPGESPTEVGQRADRVLSHIDTALAEGDVVLVAHAHFLRVLAARRLGLPAADGRLFQLATGTVSRLSTEHGRPVIAQWNARGN; this is encoded by the coding sequence ATGGGGGACCTTCTGCTGGTCCGCCACGGCGAAACCGAGTGGAGCGTGTCGGGCCAGCACACCAGCTGGACCGACCTGCCCCTCACCCAGCGCGGCGAGGAACAGGCCAAGTCCCTCGCCCCGCTGCTCGCCGACCGGACCTTCGCCCTCGCGCTCACCAGCCCACTGGGCCGCGCGATACGCACCGCGGAACTCGCGGGCCTGTACGGGGCCGTACCCGAACCCGACCTGCACGAATGGGACTACGGCGCGTACGAAGGCATCACGACCGTCGAGATACACCGCACCCGGCCCGACTGGTACCTCTGGAACGACGGGGTACCGCCCGGCCCCTCGGGCCACCCCGGCGAGTCCCCGACAGAGGTGGGACAGCGCGCCGACCGCGTGCTCTCCCACATCGACACGGCACTCGCCGAAGGCGACGTCGTCCTCGTGGCACACGCCCACTTCCTACGGGTGCTCGCCGCCCGCCGCCTCGGCCTCCCCGCCGCGGACGGCCGCCTGTTCCAGCTCGCGACGGGGACGGTCAGCCGGCTGTCCACGGAGCACGGGCGTCCGGTGATCGCTCAGTGGAACGCCAGAGGGAATTGA
- a CDS encoding TetR/AcrR family transcriptional regulator: protein MTSVEEPARPNGRTRDAARTKAEILDVATVEFARAGYAGARVDEIAARTRTTKRMIYYYFGGKEQLFTAVLERAYSVIRQAEQELDVEHLDPIAAIRRLAELTFDHHEAHPDFIRLVSIENIHEAEHIAASEELGRIGSPALDVIRRILETGRKSGVFTADVDAVDLHAMISAFCFFRVANRHTFGALFGRDLVAPDQRQHYRTMLGDMVIAYLTADRSAD from the coding sequence ATGACCAGCGTCGAAGAACCGGCACGACCGAACGGGCGCACCCGTGACGCCGCCCGCACCAAGGCCGAGATTCTCGACGTGGCGACCGTGGAGTTCGCTCGGGCCGGTTACGCAGGCGCCCGGGTCGACGAGATCGCCGCCCGCACCCGCACCACGAAGCGGATGATCTACTACTACTTCGGCGGCAAGGAGCAGCTGTTCACGGCCGTCCTGGAGCGCGCGTACTCGGTGATCCGGCAGGCCGAACAGGAGCTGGACGTCGAGCACCTGGACCCGATCGCGGCCATCCGCCGGCTCGCCGAGCTCACCTTCGACCACCATGAGGCGCATCCCGACTTCATCCGCCTGGTGAGCATCGAGAACATCCACGAGGCCGAGCACATCGCGGCCTCCGAGGAGCTCGGCAGGATCGGCTCGCCCGCGCTCGACGTGATCCGCCGCATCCTGGAGACCGGCCGCAAGTCCGGAGTGTTCACGGCCGACGTCGACGCCGTGGACCTGCACGCGATGATCAGTGCGTTCTGCTTCTTCCGGGTCGCCAACCGGCACACCTTCGGCGCCCTCTTCGGCCGTGACCTGGTCGCCCCCGACCAGCGGCAGCACTACCGGACGATGCTCGGCGACATGGTCATCGCCTACCTCACGGCGGACCGCTCGGCGGACTGA
- the zwf gene encoding glucose-6-phosphate dehydrogenase: MSRREALPGSTPQVAATATAGSGDTALEPAAVTAGASGDVSAALGVDLDWSNPLRDPRDRRLPRIAGPSGLVIFGVTGDLSRKKLMPAVYDLANRGLLPPGFSLLGFARREWEDQDFAQVVHDSVREHARTEFREEVWQQLAEGMRFIPGDFDDDTAFKQLRSAVDELDSSRGTSGNYAFYLSVPPKFFPKVVKQLKKHGLADAPEGSWRRAVIEKPFGRDLASARELNKIVHEVFDPEQVFRIDHYLGKETVQNILALRFANQMYEPIWNRSYVDHVQITMAEDIGIGGRAGYYDGIGSARDVIQNHLLQLMALTAMEEPAAFDAESLLTEKLKVFKAVKLPDELGEHTVRGQYAASWQGGERVRGYLQEDGIDPKSTTDTFAAVKLEVDNRRWAGVPFYLRTGKRLGRRVTEIAVVFQRAPHSPFDSTATEELGANAIVIRVQPDEGMTVRFGSKVPGTSMEIRDVTMDFAYGESFTESSPEAYERLILDVLLGDANLFPRHQEVEESWKILDPIEGYWEKHGKPAQYPSGSWGPKEADEMLARDGRSWRRP, encoded by the coding sequence ATGAGCAGGCGTGAGGCGCTTCCCGGTAGTACCCCGCAGGTTGCGGCCACCGCGACGGCGGGATCTGGTGACACGGCCCTGGAACCGGCCGCAGTAACAGCGGGTGCGAGCGGCGATGTGAGTGCCGCGCTCGGGGTCGACCTCGACTGGTCCAACCCCCTGCGCGACCCCCGGGACCGCCGTCTCCCCCGTATCGCGGGCCCCTCGGGCCTCGTCATCTTCGGCGTCACCGGCGACCTGTCCCGCAAGAAGCTGATGCCGGCCGTCTACGACCTCGCCAACCGCGGTCTGCTCCCGCCGGGCTTCTCGCTCCTCGGCTTCGCCCGCCGCGAGTGGGAAGACCAGGACTTCGCGCAGGTGGTGCACGACTCGGTGCGCGAGCACGCCCGTACGGAGTTCCGCGAGGAGGTCTGGCAGCAGCTCGCCGAGGGCATGCGGTTCATCCCCGGCGACTTCGACGACGACACGGCGTTCAAGCAACTGCGTTCCGCTGTCGACGAGTTGGACTCCTCGCGCGGCACCAGCGGCAACTACGCCTTCTATCTCTCCGTACCGCCGAAGTTCTTCCCGAAGGTCGTCAAGCAGCTCAAGAAGCACGGGCTCGCCGACGCACCGGAGGGTTCCTGGCGGCGAGCGGTCATCGAGAAGCCGTTCGGGCGCGACCTTGCCAGCGCGCGTGAGCTGAACAAGATCGTGCACGAGGTGTTCGACCCGGAGCAGGTGTTCCGTATCGACCACTACCTCGGCAAGGAGACCGTCCAGAACATCCTGGCGCTGCGCTTCGCCAACCAGATGTACGAGCCCATCTGGAACCGGTCCTACGTCGACCACGTACAGATCACGATGGCCGAGGACATCGGCATCGGCGGCCGTGCGGGGTACTACGACGGCATCGGCTCCGCCCGTGACGTGATCCAGAACCACCTCCTCCAGCTGATGGCGCTGACCGCCATGGAGGAGCCGGCCGCCTTCGACGCCGAGTCGCTGCTCACCGAGAAGCTCAAGGTGTTCAAGGCCGTGAAGCTGCCGGACGAGCTGGGCGAGCACACGGTGCGCGGGCAGTACGCGGCGAGCTGGCAGGGCGGCGAGCGGGTGCGCGGCTATCTCCAGGAGGACGGTATCGACCCCAAGTCGACGACCGACACCTTCGCGGCCGTGAAGCTGGAGGTCGACAACCGGCGCTGGGCGGGTGTCCCCTTCTACCTCAGGACCGGAAAGCGCCTCGGCCGGCGGGTCACGGAGATCGCGGTGGTCTTCCAGCGCGCCCCCCACTCCCCCTTCGACTCGACCGCCACGGAAGAGCTCGGCGCGAACGCGATCGTCATCCGCGTCCAGCCCGACGAGGGCATGACCGTGCGCTTCGGTTCGAAGGTGCCGGGTACGTCGATGGAGATCCGGGACGTCACGATGGACTTCGCTTACGGCGAGTCGTTCACGGAGTCCAGCCCGGAGGCGTACGAACGGCTGATCCTGGATGTCCTGCTCGGCGACGCCAATCTCTTTCCCCGTCACCAGGAGGTGGAAGAGTCCTGGAAGATCCTCGACCCGATCGAGGGTTACTGGGAGAAGCACGGCAAGCCCGCGCAGTACCCCTCGGGCAGCTGGGGCCCGAAGGAAGCCGACGAGATGCTCGCACGAGACGGACGGAGCTGGCGCAGGCCATGA
- the opcA gene encoding glucose-6-phosphate dehydrogenase assembly protein OpcA codes for MKIDLTDTTASKINKALVKGRREIGTPAVGMVLTMVIVTDEENAYDSIKAAEEASREHPSRTLVVIRRVARTPRDRTNSRLDAEVRVGSDAGTGETVVLRTYGDVSDHADSVVLPLLLPDAPVVVWWPVDAPEIPVKDPLGALAQRRITDMYAVENPLRALAARAAAYAPGDTDLAWTRLTPWRSMLAAALDQARTKVTSAAVESEAENPSAELLARWLEARLKVPVERVVTAGPVVTAVRLGTKSGEIVIDRPEGPLATLSLPGQPSRTLALKVRSTSELIAEELRRLDADEMYAVALQGEGTKENPSHV; via the coding sequence ATGAAGATCGACCTCACCGACACCACGGCAAGCAAGATCAACAAGGCGCTCGTGAAGGGCCGCCGCGAAATCGGCACACCTGCCGTGGGCATGGTCCTCACGATGGTCATCGTGACCGACGAGGAGAACGCCTACGACTCCATCAAGGCGGCCGAGGAGGCCTCGCGCGAGCACCCCTCACGCACCCTGGTCGTCATCAGGCGGGTCGCGCGCACCCCGCGCGACCGCACGAACTCCCGCCTGGACGCGGAGGTGCGGGTCGGTTCGGACGCGGGCACCGGTGAGACGGTCGTCCTGCGGACCTACGGCGACGTGTCCGACCACGCCGACTCGGTGGTCCTGCCGCTGCTGCTGCCCGACGCGCCGGTCGTCGTGTGGTGGCCGGTGGACGCCCCCGAGATTCCGGTCAAGGACCCGCTGGGTGCCCTCGCGCAGCGCCGGATCACCGACATGTACGCCGTCGAGAACCCGCTGCGGGCACTGGCGGCCCGCGCCGCGGCGTACGCGCCCGGTGACACCGACCTGGCGTGGACCCGGCTGACGCCGTGGCGTTCGATGCTGGCCGCCGCGCTCGACCAGGCCCGTACGAAGGTGACCTCGGCGGCCGTCGAGAGCGAGGCGGAGAACCCGAGCGCCGAACTGCTGGCCCGCTGGCTGGAGGCCCGCCTCAAGGTCCCGGTCGAGCGGGTTGTCACCGCCGGTCCGGTGGTGACCGCCGTACGGCTCGGCACGAAGAGCGGCGAGATCGTGATCGACCGCCCCGAGGGCCCGCTGGCCACGCTGTCCCTGCCCGGACAGCCCTCCCGCACCCTCGCGCTGAAGGTGCGCTCAACCTCCGAGCTGATCGCGGAGGAGCTGCGCCGTCTCGACGCGGACGAGATGTACGCCGTCGCCCTGCAGGGCGAGGGCACCAAGGAGAACCCCAGTCATGTCTGA
- a CDS encoding MFS transporter, which translates to MSVPAAPLDAPPGQPRKAAMAAWIGSALEYYDFFIYGSAAALIFPKVFFDESDPATATLLSLGTFGVAYAARPIGALFLGHFGDRVGRKKIMVFTLILMGLSTFLIGCLPTRDQVGGLAPVLLVLCRVLQGISAAGEQASANSMTLEHAPPNRRGFFTSFTLSGTQGGQLLATLVFLPVAALPEDQLLSWGWRIPFWASVAVAVVGFVIRRTLQETPAFTQQAATEGVARLPLAILFREHWADVLRVVGAALIASVSTIFTVWALAYGTSDSVGLSRSQMLWVGALANLAALGAIPLWAKLSDRIGRRPVFLVGAVGSAIMMFVYLWAISTGSYPLILVLGIVTFGIVYSAANGVWPSFYGEMFSTRVRLSGMAIGTQIGFAVAGFAVTFAAQIAGPDGDDWSSVALFTAALCVLPVVAALTARETHKVPTEQLGERPVHEPAGRETVAA; encoded by the coding sequence GTGTCCGTCCCCGCCGCCCCGCTCGACGCGCCACCCGGCCAGCCCAGGAAGGCCGCCATGGCCGCCTGGATCGGCAGCGCCCTGGAGTACTACGACTTCTTCATCTACGGCAGCGCCGCCGCCCTGATCTTCCCCAAGGTCTTCTTCGACGAGTCGGACCCGGCCACCGCGACCCTCCTCTCGCTGGGCACGTTCGGTGTCGCGTACGCGGCCCGCCCGATCGGCGCGCTGTTCCTCGGCCACTTCGGTGACCGGGTGGGCCGCAAGAAGATCATGGTCTTCACGCTGATCCTGATGGGTCTGTCGACCTTCCTCATCGGCTGCCTGCCGACCCGCGACCAGGTCGGCGGCCTCGCCCCGGTCCTGCTCGTCCTCTGCCGCGTCCTCCAGGGCATCTCCGCCGCCGGCGAGCAGGCCAGCGCCAACTCGATGACGCTGGAACACGCGCCACCCAACCGGCGCGGCTTCTTCACCAGCTTCACCCTCAGCGGCACCCAGGGCGGCCAGCTCCTCGCGACCCTGGTCTTCCTCCCGGTCGCCGCGCTGCCCGAGGACCAGCTGCTCTCGTGGGGCTGGCGCATCCCGTTCTGGGCCAGCGTCGCGGTCGCCGTCGTCGGCTTCGTCATCCGCCGCACGCTCCAGGAGACCCCGGCCTTCACTCAGCAGGCCGCGACCGAGGGCGTCGCCAGGCTGCCCCTCGCCATCCTGTTCCGCGAGCACTGGGCGGACGTCCTGCGGGTCGTCGGCGCCGCACTCATCGCCTCGGTCAGCACGATCTTCACGGTGTGGGCGCTGGCCTACGGGACGAGCGACTCGGTGGGTCTGTCCCGCTCGCAGATGCTGTGGGTGGGCGCGCTCGCCAACCTGGCCGCGCTCGGCGCGATCCCGCTGTGGGCCAAGCTCTCCGACCGCATCGGCCGCCGCCCGGTCTTCCTGGTAGGCGCCGTAGGCAGCGCGATCATGATGTTCGTCTACCTGTGGGCCATCTCCACGGGCTCCTACCCGCTGATCCTGGTGCTCGGCATCGTCACCTTCGGCATCGTCTACAGCGCGGCCAACGGTGTCTGGCCGTCCTTCTACGGCGAGATGTTCTCCACCCGCGTCCGGCTCTCCGGCATGGCGATCGGTACCCAGATCGGCTTCGCGGTGGCCGGGTTCGCCGTCACCTTCGCCGCGCAGATCGCGGGCCCGGACGGCGACGACTGGTCGTCCGTCGCCCTGTTCACCGCGGCCCTGTGCGTCCTGCCGGTCGTCGCCGCGCTCACCGCGCGAGAGACCCACAAGGTGCCGACCGAGCAGCTCGGCGAGCGTCCGGTTCACGAGCCCGCGGGACGGGAGACGGTCGCGGCCTGA